A window of the Scandinavium goeteborgense genome harbors these coding sequences:
- the ybcJ gene encoding ribosome-associated protein YbcJ: MATFSLGKHPHVELCDLLKLEGWCESGAQAKLTIADGQVSVDGAVETRKRCKIVAGQTVSFAGQSITVVA, from the coding sequence ATGGCTACTTTTTCCTTGGGTAAACACCCACACGTTGAACTGTGCGACCTGCTGAAACTCGAAGGCTGGTGTGAAAGCGGCGCGCAGGCAAAACTCACTATCGCCGATGGGCAGGTGAGTGTCGACGGCGCGGTTGAAACCCGTAAACGCTGCAAAATTGTCGCGGGCCAGACGGTGAGTTTCGCCGGTCAGAGCATTACCGTGGTCGCCTGA
- the fimH gene encoding type 1 fimbria D-mannose specific adhesin FimH, translating to MASTPAMATVCRNANGVASDVFYDLTDTFTSANNQVGQVVTLSQKSGWVGVNAICPSGTTGTTTKRSYVTRFPVVSTENGFKYLKLNDYLDGAMQITDSSAGVFYPPQNYIQMGSHPNVPKQKAFPVNDSKLVFRLKVTRRFINMVVIPKQTMFNVYVTTTSADPLTTPVYTISYSGTINVPQTCEINAGTVVQFDFGDIGASLFSQAGAGNRPANIPAQQKTIGIKCTNVESQAYLTMRVEAEKSQGNAMVSDNPDLGFIVSDSSGNPLTPNNINSKIPFRLDGSAQAQVGIRAWPVSITGKKPAEGKFTARGYLRVDYD from the coding sequence ATGGCGTCTACCCCGGCGATGGCCACGGTTTGCCGCAACGCGAATGGGGTGGCATCGGACGTGTTTTACGATTTGACCGATACCTTTACCAGCGCCAATAACCAGGTTGGGCAGGTGGTCACGCTCAGCCAAAAATCCGGCTGGGTGGGGGTGAATGCCATCTGTCCGAGCGGCACCACGGGCACCACCACCAAACGCAGCTATGTCACCCGTTTCCCGGTGGTCAGCACCGAGAATGGTTTTAAGTACCTTAAATTGAATGACTATCTCGACGGCGCGATGCAGATAACCGACAGCTCCGCTGGCGTCTTCTATCCACCACAAAATTACATTCAGATGGGTTCGCACCCGAATGTGCCGAAGCAAAAAGCATTTCCGGTGAATGATTCGAAGCTGGTGTTCCGCCTGAAGGTGACGCGACGCTTTATCAACATGGTGGTTATCCCGAAACAGACCATGTTTAACGTCTACGTGACCACAACCAGCGCCGACCCGCTTACCACGCCGGTGTACACCATCAGCTACAGCGGCACCATCAACGTGCCGCAAACCTGTGAAATCAATGCGGGGACCGTGGTGCAGTTCGATTTTGGCGATATCGGCGCATCGTTGTTTAGCCAGGCAGGGGCCGGAAACCGTCCGGCGAACATCCCGGCGCAGCAGAAAACCATCGGCATCAAATGCACCAACGTAGAATCGCAGGCCTATCTCACCATGCGCGTGGAGGCGGAAAAATCGCAGGGCAACGCGATGGTGTCGGATAACCCGGATTTAGGCTTTATCGTCTCCGATAGCAGTGGCAATCCCCTCACGCCGAACAACATCAACAGCAAAATCCCGTTCCGCCTGGACGGCAGCGCCCAGGCGCAGGTGGGGATCCGAGCATGGCCAGTCAGCATCACCGGCAAAAAGCCTGCGGAAGGGAAATTTACCGCCAGAGGCTATTTGCGCGTGGACTATGACTAG
- the folD gene encoding bifunctional methylenetetrahydrofolate dehydrogenase/methenyltetrahydrofolate cyclohydrolase FolD: MAAKIIDGKTIAQQVRSEVAEKVKARISAGKRAPGLAVVLVGSNPASQIYVGSKRKACEEVGFISRSYDLPETTLEAELLELIDTLNADDTIDGILVQLPLPAGIDNVKVLERIAPDKDVDGFHPYNVGRLCQRAPRLRPCTPRGIVTMLERYNIDTYGLNAVIVGASNIVGRPMSMELLLAGCTTTVTHRFTKNLRQHVENADLLVVAVGKPGFIPGEWIKEGAIVVDVGINRLESGKVVGDVIFDDAAARASYITPVPGGVGPMTVATLIQNTLQACEEYHDVKDV; the protein is encoded by the coding sequence ATGGCAGCAAAGATTATTGACGGTAAAACGATTGCGCAGCAGGTACGCTCTGAGGTTGCGGAAAAAGTGAAGGCGAGAATTTCCGCCGGAAAACGCGCCCCTGGATTAGCCGTAGTGCTGGTCGGCAGCAATCCTGCGTCGCAAATTTACGTCGGCAGCAAACGCAAAGCGTGTGAAGAAGTGGGCTTCATCTCCCGCTCTTACGATCTGCCGGAAACCACCCTCGAAGCCGAGCTGCTGGAGCTTATCGACACCCTGAACGCTGACGACACCATCGACGGCATTCTGGTGCAACTTCCGCTGCCTGCGGGCATTGATAACGTGAAGGTGCTGGAACGCATTGCGCCGGACAAAGACGTGGACGGCTTCCATCCGTATAACGTCGGACGTCTGTGCCAGCGTGCGCCGCGTCTGCGTCCTTGCACACCGCGCGGGATCGTGACGATGCTTGAGCGTTACAATATCGACACTTACGGGCTGAACGCGGTGATCGTGGGCGCATCCAACATTGTGGGTCGTCCAATGAGCATGGAATTACTGCTCGCGGGCTGCACCACCACCGTTACCCACCGCTTCACCAAAAATCTGCGTCAGCACGTTGAGAACGCTGATTTGCTGGTTGTCGCGGTCGGTAAACCGGGCTTTATTCCTGGCGAGTGGATCAAAGAAGGCGCGATCGTGGTCGACGTCGGCATTAACCGTCTGGAAAGCGGGAAAGTGGTCGGCGATGTGATTTTTGACGATGCCGCCGCGCGCGCGTCGTATATCACTCCCGTGCCGGGTGGCGTTGGCCCTATGACCGTGGCAACGCTAATCCAGAACACGCTGCAGGCGTGTGAAGAATATCATGATGTAAAGGACGTTTAA
- the fimZ gene encoding fimbria biosynthesis transcriptional regulator FimZ, producing MKPASVVIMDEQPIVRMSIEVLLQKNSQIRVVLKSDDGKEVIDYVRKNETDLVIVDIELPGTDGFSLLKRIHDISPKTKVLFLSSKSESYYAGRAIRAGANGFVSKRKDHNDIYKAVDMLLAGYSFFPADTLNFLSNNPARRGELNELPLSNREVTVLRYLVNGLTNKEIADQLLLSNKTISAHKSNIFSKLGVHTIVELIDYAKSHELV from the coding sequence ATGAAACCTGCTTCCGTTGTTATTATGGATGAACAACCTATCGTCAGGATGTCGATAGAGGTTCTGTTGCAAAAGAATAGCCAGATTCGCGTAGTCCTTAAATCGGATGATGGAAAAGAAGTTATTGATTATGTACGAAAAAATGAAACAGACCTGGTTATCGTCGACATTGAACTACCTGGAACCGATGGTTTTTCACTGCTCAAACGGATCCATGACATCAGCCCAAAAACCAAGGTTTTGTTTTTATCATCGAAGTCGGAAAGTTATTATGCCGGAAGGGCGATCCGCGCGGGCGCCAATGGTTTTGTCAGTAAAAGAAAGGATCACAATGACATCTATAAAGCGGTAGACATGCTGCTGGCAGGTTATTCTTTCTTCCCGGCGGACACTCTGAATTTTCTCAGTAACAATCCGGCAAGGCGCGGAGAATTGAACGAACTTCCGCTTTCAAATCGTGAAGTGACGGTGCTGCGCTATCTGGTCAATGGTCTGACAAATAAAGAAATAGCCGATCAACTGTTGCTCAGTAACAAGACAATTAGCGCGCATAAATCAAATATTTTCTCCAAACTCGGCGTACATACTATTGTTGAATTGATTGACTACGCAAAATCCCACGAGTTGGTCTAG
- the fimI gene encoding type 1 fimbrial protein subunit FimI, whose translation MIRTLPLLALIFGAASPAFAHTVVVDGGRVQLRGELVNSACVVAPESQDLRVEMGQYRSNTFGEVGSYSTVTVPFTLRLVECRRDVASQVGISFQGLSPAEDPQVFVASSKASGRPGESGLGLALFNTQQQLIIPNAPPDNYLPITAEEMTFHFSARYRVISLPLVPGNLLTDVWFTLVYP comes from the coding sequence ATGATACGGACGTTGCCACTACTGGCATTGATATTCGGCGCGGCTTCCCCGGCCTTCGCGCACACGGTGGTGGTTGATGGCGGGCGCGTTCAGCTGCGCGGCGAACTGGTCAACAGCGCCTGCGTCGTGGCTCCCGAAAGCCAGGATTTACGCGTGGAAATGGGGCAATACCGCAGTAATACCTTCGGCGAAGTGGGCAGTTACTCCACCGTTACCGTGCCGTTCACGCTGCGCCTCGTGGAGTGCCGGCGCGATGTCGCAAGCCAGGTGGGCATCAGCTTTCAGGGATTGAGTCCCGCGGAAGATCCGCAGGTTTTTGTTGCATCATCTAAGGCCAGCGGCAGGCCAGGAGAAAGCGGTTTAGGGCTTGCACTCTTTAATACCCAACAGCAGCTTATTATTCCAAATGCACCGCCCGATAATTATCTACCGATAACCGCTGAGGAAATGACGTTTCATTTCAGCGCGCGTTATCGCGTTATTTCATTACCGCTCGTACCAGGGAATTTACTCACTGACGTCTGGTTCACCCTCGTTTATCCCTAA
- the sfmF gene encoding fimbria assembly protein, which produces MAATAMSHGARADNALGAVNIELFGNVVDYSCVVEASDSDKSVELGRWATKQLRNAGSTTSVTPFTLSLTGCPPGSASITFGGKADDDDPTLLGLNGTSNATRVAVEIRDADRSRLPLQQASRDVAVDALGNATLQFYANYIATADNPQPGKADADATFMINYN; this is translated from the coding sequence ATGGCCGCGACAGCGATGAGCCACGGTGCGCGGGCCGATAACGCGCTGGGGGCAGTGAACATCGAGCTGTTTGGTAACGTGGTGGATTACAGCTGCGTGGTGGAAGCGAGCGACAGCGACAAATCCGTCGAGCTGGGGCGCTGGGCAACCAAACAGCTGCGCAACGCCGGAAGCACCACATCGGTGACGCCTTTCACATTGAGCCTGACCGGCTGCCCGCCGGGTTCGGCGTCGATAACCTTTGGCGGCAAAGCCGATGACGACGATCCCACGCTGCTTGGGCTGAACGGCACCAGCAATGCCACACGAGTGGCGGTGGAAATCCGCGACGCCGACCGTAGCCGTCTGCCTTTACAGCAGGCGAGCCGCGACGTTGCCGTCGATGCGTTGGGCAATGCCACGCTGCAGTTTTACGCCAACTACATTGCGACAGCCGATAATCCGCAGCCCGGTAAGGCGGATGCCGACGCCACATTCATGATTAACTACAATTAA
- the fimC gene encoding type 1 fimbria chaperone FimC, which produces MIRLIKKTLFLSMLMFIHALPAQAAGGIALGATRVIYPADAKQTSLALSNSNKQERYLINAWIENATGQKEKTFVITPPLFVSEPNSENTLRIIYAGPALATDRESLFYLNVKAIPSMDKNNGENNNVLQLAILSRIKLFVRPNKLETQPGQALDTLAFTRSGSAISINNPSPYFITLVNLQMGGKKLENVMVAPKTSATVTLPAGVKGALSWQSVNDYGAITPARRVNL; this is translated from the coding sequence ATGATCCGCTTAATTAAAAAAACACTTTTTTTGTCGATGCTGATGTTCATCCATGCGCTCCCGGCGCAGGCGGCGGGCGGTATCGCGCTGGGCGCGACCCGCGTGATTTACCCCGCTGACGCCAAACAAACCTCGCTGGCGCTGAGCAACAGCAACAAGCAGGAGCGTTATCTGATTAACGCGTGGATAGAAAACGCCACCGGTCAGAAAGAAAAAACCTTCGTCATCACGCCGCCGCTGTTCGTCAGCGAGCCCAATAGCGAAAATACGCTGCGCATTATTTATGCCGGGCCAGCCTTGGCCACAGATCGGGAATCGCTGTTTTATCTGAACGTTAAAGCGATCCCGTCGATGGATAAAAACAACGGCGAAAACAACAACGTATTACAGCTGGCGATCCTGTCACGCATCAAGCTGTTCGTTCGTCCCAACAAACTCGAGACGCAGCCGGGGCAGGCTCTCGACACGCTGGCGTTTACTCGCAGCGGTTCAGCCATCAGCATCAATAATCCTTCGCCGTATTTCATCACGCTGGTCAATTTACAGATGGGTGGCAAGAAGCTCGAAAACGTGATGGTTGCGCCAAAAACCAGCGCCACGGTGACGCTGCCTGCGGGTGTAAAGGGCGCGCTGAGCTGGCAGAGCGTGAATGATTACGGGGCAATTACTCCGGCTCGTCGCGTGAATCTGTAA
- the malI gene encoding Mal regulon transcriptional regulator MalI, whose protein sequence is MKKVSIIDVAKLAGVSVSTVSLVLRQKGKISDATIEKVQAAIVQLGYVHNVAAANLRSNTSNLIGLILRDFSDSFSIKVMASVVQELEKQGFMVFLGQPQDDHASLERCLLSFKQQGVAGVIYLASDTKRPHLPEHIRACPLPLVVVSQSLMEENCNLVMRDNRQAASLATRYLIERGHRSIGYIGGQDACLIRQQRLQGFRSALVQNGMVYKEDSAPACSDDTHAASIATRQLLEKNNTLTALLCHSPDAMIGCINGIQQVGRTIGKDVFLTQQVALIGFEDMLHINLTSPSFTFVSSASEETGRQAAGLIIRKLKEPELQTQKITLSGQLVPRESA, encoded by the coding sequence TTGAAAAAAGTCAGCATTATCGATGTGGCGAAACTGGCGGGCGTCTCTGTCTCTACCGTCTCATTGGTTCTGCGCCAGAAAGGTAAAATTTCCGACGCTACCATTGAGAAAGTTCAGGCCGCCATCGTCCAACTCGGTTACGTGCATAACGTTGCTGCCGCCAACCTGCGTTCCAATACCTCCAATCTGATTGGCCTTATCCTGCGCGATTTTAGTGACAGCTTTTCCATCAAGGTGATGGCGAGCGTGGTTCAGGAGCTGGAGAAGCAAGGGTTTATGGTGTTTCTCGGTCAGCCGCAGGACGACCATGCCAGCCTCGAGCGTTGCCTGCTGTCCTTCAAACAGCAAGGCGTAGCGGGCGTGATTTATCTGGCGTCCGACACCAAACGCCCTCATCTGCCCGAACATATTCGCGCGTGTCCGTTACCGTTAGTGGTGGTTTCCCAGTCGCTGATGGAAGAAAACTGCAATCTTGTGATGCGGGATAACCGCCAGGCGGCGAGCCTCGCGACCCGATATTTGATTGAGCGTGGACACCGCAGCATTGGCTATATCGGCGGTCAGGACGCATGTCTGATTCGCCAGCAGCGATTGCAGGGCTTTCGCAGTGCGCTGGTGCAAAATGGCATGGTGTACAAAGAGGATTCGGCCCCGGCGTGCAGTGATGATACGCATGCGGCCAGCATCGCCACCCGGCAGCTGCTCGAGAAAAACAACACGCTCACCGCCCTACTGTGCCATTCTCCGGACGCGATGATCGGCTGTATCAACGGTATTCAGCAGGTCGGGCGAACCATCGGGAAAGACGTGTTCCTGACCCAGCAGGTGGCACTGATTGGCTTTGAAGATATGCTGCACATCAATCTAACCTCCCCGTCGTTTACGTTTGTCTCTTCCGCCAGTGAAGAAACGGGCCGACAGGCGGCCGGATTGATTATCAGAAAGTTGAAAGAACCTGAATTGCAGACGCAGAAGATAACGCTATCCGGCCAACTGGTGCCGCGGGAATCGGCGTAA
- the fimA gene encoding type 1 fimbrial major subunit FimA codes for MKVSKIAASLVASLGLFVGAANADTTTVNGGNVHFKGELVNAACAVSTDSSNQEVKLGQYRTASFAKTGDTSAKIPFSIVLNDCDPTVAATAAVAFTGQIDAKDNTLLAVASSDNADTATGVGIEILDTSSATLAPNGATFSTAQNLVEGTNTLRFTARYKATADTTAPGQANADATFVMKYE; via the coding sequence ATGAAAGTTAGCAAAATTGCTGCGTCTCTGGTGGCATCGCTGGGTCTGTTTGTTGGCGCGGCCAATGCCGATACCACCACCGTTAACGGCGGTAACGTGCATTTTAAAGGTGAACTGGTGAACGCAGCCTGTGCGGTCAGCACCGACTCTTCCAACCAGGAAGTGAAACTGGGCCAGTACCGCACGGCGTCTTTCGCTAAAACCGGCGATACCTCTGCCAAAATTCCTTTCAGCATCGTGCTGAATGACTGCGACCCAACCGTTGCGGCAACCGCAGCAGTCGCCTTTACCGGTCAGATTGATGCGAAAGACAACACCCTGCTGGCAGTGGCTTCCAGCGACAACGCTGATACCGCAACCGGCGTCGGCATTGAAATCCTGGATACTTCTTCCGCGACGCTGGCGCCAAACGGCGCCACGTTCTCTACCGCGCAGAACCTGGTAGAAGGCACCAACACCCTGCGCTTCACCGCGCGTTACAAAGCTACCGCTGACACCACCGCGCCGGGCCAGGCTAACGCTGACGCTACCTTCGTAATGAAATACGAGTAA
- a CDS encoding PTS transporter subunit EIIC: MSLFSGFVKSLSKLSMIGRALMLPISLLPAAGLLLAFGDKFHMPLMMNAGGVIFDNLPMLFAIGSAVGLASESGIAALSAAVSVFITNITIGTVLSITPEMASQGGKYAMVVGIPTLQMGVFGGLICGVLAAWCYNRFHKMQLPEFLGFFSGKRFVAIATAFLSFIMGLLLPYIWSHIQSGIDALSVVVNGDNQAASTFIFGLVERALIPLGLHHIWYPSFWYSFGDYTTQAGQVIHGDQTIWFKMLEEGAKSFSSDSYQNAGKFMQGEFPLMLFALPAACLAMYHEAHTANKKIAAGILFSAALTCFLTGITEPVEFTFIFVAPILYVFNAIMAGLAYMTMYLMHAHIAKSFSAGFIDYLSFGILPSFNGYQTNFLSAVIIGIPMGLIYYFTFRFVIRRFDVKTPGRTSVTANANDKTDTEIATEIIGLLGGAQNIDSVGSCITRLRLEVAKSDIVDKDGLNAVGARGVVFVGDTGIQVIFGARAQFIAQTMSTMIGK, from the coding sequence ATGAGTCTGTTCTCAGGGTTTGTTAAATCGTTGTCAAAATTATCCATGATTGGTCGCGCGCTGATGCTGCCAATTTCACTGCTGCCCGCGGCCGGTTTGCTGCTGGCGTTCGGTGATAAATTCCACATGCCGTTAATGATGAACGCCGGTGGGGTCATTTTCGATAACCTGCCGATGCTGTTTGCCATCGGCTCTGCGGTCGGGCTGGCGTCCGAATCGGGGATTGCTGCGTTGTCCGCGGCGGTATCGGTGTTTATCACCAATATTACCATTGGCACCGTGCTGAGCATCACGCCAGAAATGGCCTCTCAGGGCGGGAAATACGCGATGGTGGTCGGCATTCCGACGCTGCAAATGGGCGTCTTTGGAGGTCTGATTTGCGGCGTGCTGGCGGCGTGGTGCTACAACCGCTTCCATAAAATGCAGCTGCCAGAATTCCTCGGTTTCTTCTCCGGCAAGCGCTTCGTGGCTATCGCGACGGCGTTTCTGTCATTCATCATGGGTCTGCTGCTGCCGTACATCTGGTCGCACATTCAGTCTGGCATCGACGCCTTGTCGGTGGTGGTCAACGGCGATAATCAGGCGGCATCGACCTTTATCTTTGGCCTGGTTGAACGCGCGCTGATCCCGCTCGGCCTGCACCACATCTGGTATCCGTCGTTCTGGTACTCCTTCGGCGATTACACCACTCAGGCCGGCCAGGTGATTCACGGCGACCAGACCATCTGGTTCAAAATGCTGGAAGAAGGCGCGAAATCCTTCAGCAGCGACAGTTACCAGAATGCCGGTAAATTCATGCAGGGTGAGTTCCCGCTGATGCTGTTCGCCCTGCCTGCGGCGTGTCTGGCGATGTACCACGAAGCACATACCGCCAACAAAAAAATCGCAGCAGGGATCCTGTTCTCTGCGGCTCTGACCTGTTTCCTGACCGGTATTACCGAGCCGGTTGAATTTACCTTCATCTTTGTGGCGCCAATCCTGTACGTCTTCAACGCCATCATGGCCGGTCTGGCGTACATGACCATGTACCTGATGCACGCCCACATCGCCAAATCGTTCTCCGCCGGGTTCATCGACTATCTGTCTTTCGGCATCCTACCGTCGTTTAACGGCTACCAGACCAACTTCCTCAGTGCGGTGATTATCGGCATCCCGATGGGGCTGATTTATTACTTCACCTTCCGTTTCGTGATTCGCCGCTTTGACGTCAAAACGCCGGGTCGTACCAGCGTGACTGCCAATGCGAACGACAAAACCGATACTGAAATCGCGACCGAAATTATCGGCCTGCTGGGTGGCGCGCAGAACATCGACTCCGTCGGTTCCTGCATCACCCGTCTGCGTCTGGAAGTGGCGAAGAGCGATATCGTGGACAAAGATGGCCTCAACGCCGTCGGCGCTCGCGGAGTAGTGTTCGTCGGCGATACCGGTATCCAGGTGATTTTTGGTGCCAGAGCGCAATTTATCGCACAAACCATGTCGACGATGATTGGCAAATAA
- a CDS encoding fimbrial biogenesis usher protein yields the protein MNAFPHAEHSRRWPRLKLLTLALSGVSFASGVQAESYFNPSFLSDDAAGVADLSRFEKGNKQPAGVYRVDIWRNDEFVGSQDLTFTPAEGTQPAAGGLAPCLTPALLKRLGVNTAAFPALAKEAPEACVALEKAIPGTEIAFDFAALKLNISLPQVAMFNSARGYIPPEEWDEGIPALLANYSFSGNRGSDDDSYFLSLTSGANYGPWRLRNSGTWTYSDNNNQKENRWRNVATWVQRSIVPWKSELVMGDSNTGSDVFDSVGFRGARLYSSDSMYPDSMQGFAPTVRGIARTPAKITLRQNGYVVYQSYVQSGAFAISDLNPTSSSGDLEVTIDEKDGSQQRYTVPYSSVPLLQREGRWKYDLVAGDYRSGNNQQETPFFAQGTVITGLNDGYTVYGGTQLAENYTAVALGLGKNLGDWGAVSLDITHAHSRLVDDSTHDGQSLRFLYAKSLNTYGTNFQLLGYRYSTKGFFTLDDTTWKNMSGYQYSDKETDDDGVPDIISYHNLTQNKKGRFQANISQSLGDYGSLYLSGSEQTYWGSDDTNTWYQVGYSGGWRGVSYSVSMSWNRSIGIPGTDQIASFNLSVPFSLFSNGAARRNSAFDRAYATVSASRNSDGDNSWQSGVSGTLLDGNNLSYSVTQGSTSGQGYTGSASANWQATYGTLSGAYNYDRDQHSLNWQASGGILAHADGVTFSQPLGDTNVLIKAPGASGVSIENQTGVKTDWRGYAVMPYATVYRYNRIALDTNTMSNSTDIENNVSSVVPTEGAVVRATFDTRIGVRGLITVRRGAQPVPFGAIAREVTSGVTSMVGDDGQFYLSGLPLSGELLIQWGEGPGAQCRARYSLPEKSLQQAITLTEVRCDQ from the coding sequence ATGAATGCCTTTCCTCACGCCGAACACTCCAGACGCTGGCCGCGCCTGAAACTGCTGACCCTTGCCTTATCCGGCGTGTCGTTTGCGTCCGGCGTGCAGGCGGAAAGTTACTTTAACCCTTCGTTCCTGTCCGATGATGCGGCGGGCGTGGCGGATTTGTCGCGCTTCGAAAAAGGCAACAAGCAGCCCGCCGGAGTATATCGGGTCGATATCTGGCGCAACGATGAGTTCGTTGGCTCGCAGGATTTAACCTTTACGCCCGCCGAAGGCACACAGCCAGCCGCCGGAGGATTAGCCCCGTGCCTGACGCCAGCGCTGCTCAAGCGCCTGGGCGTCAACACCGCGGCGTTTCCTGCGCTGGCGAAAGAGGCGCCTGAAGCCTGCGTAGCGCTGGAGAAAGCGATCCCGGGAACGGAAATCGCCTTCGATTTTGCGGCGCTCAAGCTCAATATCAGCCTGCCGCAGGTGGCGATGTTCAACAGCGCACGCGGCTATATCCCACCCGAAGAGTGGGATGAAGGCATTCCGGCGCTGCTGGCGAACTACAGTTTTAGCGGTAACCGTGGCAGCGACGACGACAGCTACTTTTTGAGCCTGACCAGCGGGGCCAACTACGGCCCGTGGCGGTTGCGTAATAGCGGCACCTGGACCTATTCCGACAACAATAACCAGAAAGAAAACCGCTGGCGCAACGTCGCCACCTGGGTGCAGCGTTCGATTGTGCCGTGGAAAAGCGAGCTGGTGATGGGCGACAGCAACACCGGTAGCGACGTGTTCGACAGCGTCGGCTTTCGCGGCGCGCGCCTCTATTCTTCCGACAGCATGTATCCAGACAGCATGCAGGGCTTCGCGCCGACGGTGCGCGGCATCGCCCGCACGCCCGCCAAAATCACCCTTCGTCAGAACGGCTATGTGGTCTATCAGAGCTATGTCCAGAGCGGGGCGTTCGCCATCAGCGATCTGAACCCGACGTCTTCGAGCGGTGACCTCGAAGTGACCATCGACGAAAAAGACGGCAGCCAGCAACGCTACACCGTCCCGTACTCGTCGGTTCCGTTGCTGCAACGTGAAGGCCGCTGGAAGTATGACCTGGTGGCGGGGGATTACCGTTCCGGTAACAACCAGCAGGAGACGCCTTTCTTTGCGCAGGGCACGGTGATCACTGGTCTGAACGATGGCTACACGGTGTACGGTGGCACGCAGCTGGCGGAAAACTACACCGCCGTTGCGCTGGGCCTGGGGAAAAACCTCGGTGACTGGGGCGCGGTATCGCTGGATATCACCCATGCGCACAGTCGGTTGGTGGACGACAGCACCCACGACGGGCAATCGCTGCGTTTCCTGTATGCCAAATCCCTGAACACCTATGGCACCAACTTCCAGCTGCTCGGTTATCGCTACTCAACCAAAGGTTTCTTCACCCTCGACGACACGACGTGGAAGAACATGAGCGGCTACCAGTACAGCGATAAGGAAACGGACGATGACGGCGTGCCGGACATCATCAGCTATCACAACCTGACGCAGAATAAAAAAGGCCGCTTCCAGGCCAACATTTCGCAATCGCTCGGCGATTATGGCTCGCTCTATCTTTCCGGCAGCGAGCAAACCTATTGGGGTTCAGACGATACCAACACCTGGTATCAGGTGGGCTATTCCGGTGGCTGGCGCGGGGTGAGCTATTCGGTGTCGATGTCGTGGAACCGCTCGATTGGGATTCCGGGCACCGATCAGATTGCGTCCTTTAACCTTTCCGTGCCATTCAGCCTGTTCAGCAACGGTGCAGCACGTCGCAATTCCGCGTTCGACCGGGCCTATGCCACCGTTTCCGCCAGCCGCAACAGCGACGGGGACAACAGTTGGCAGAGCGGCGTCAGCGGCACCTTGCTGGACGGAAACAACCTCAGCTACAGCGTGACGCAGGGCAGTACCAGTGGCCAGGGCTACACCGGCAGCGCCAGCGCCAACTGGCAGGCGACGTACGGCACGCTGAGTGGAGCCTACAACTATGACCGCGACCAGCATTCCCTGAACTGGCAGGCATCCGGCGGCATTCTGGCCCACGCTGATGGCGTCACGTTCAGCCAGCCGTTGGGCGATACCAACGTGCTGATCAAAGCGCCTGGCGCGAGCGGCGTTAGCATCGAAAACCAGACCGGGGTCAAAACAGACTGGCGCGGTTACGCGGTGATGCCGTACGCCACCGTCTATCGCTACAACCGCATCGCGCTCGACACCAACACCATGAGCAACAGCACCGACATCGAAAACAACGTCAGCAGCGTGGTGCCGACCGAAGGCGCAGTGGTGCGGGCGACGTTTGATACGCGTATTGGCGTAAGGGGGTTAATCACCGTGCGGCGCGGCGCACAGCCGGTGCCGTTTGGTGCCATCGCTCGGGAAGTGACCAGCGGCGTCACCAGCATGGTGGGCGACGACGGACAATTCTACCTAAGTGGTTTGCCGCTCAGCGGTGAGCTGTTGATTCAGTGGGGCGAAGGGCCGGGTGCGCAGTGTCGCGCTCGCTACTCGCTCCCGGAAAAGAGCCTGCAACAGGCGATCACGCTCACGGAGGTTCGCTGTGATCAATAA